GCACATGGGTATCCAGGTTCTGCCCCCCGACATCAACGAGTCGCGCGCGGACTTTACCCCGGTGGGCGGCATCATCCGCTTCGGGCTCTTCGGGGTCAAGAACGTGGGCGACGGGGCAGTCGAACACATCTTGAAGGAACGCGACAGGGGAGGCGTCTTTAGGGACTTCTACGACTTTTGCGAGCGGGTGAGCAGCGCCCTCGTCAACAAGCGCGCCACCGAGTCCTTGATCAAGGCCGGCGCCTTTGACGGCCTCGGCGAGCGCGCCACCCTGCTCGCCAGCCTCGAGGCGGCCATGAAGTGGGGTGTGGCGCAGCGCGAGAACGCCGCGAGCGGCCAGCTCAGCCTCTTTGGCGCCGACGACTTGCCCCCTCCCCCGCTCCAGAGTGGCGTGGTAATGTCTACGCTCGAGCTCTTGCGCATGGAAAAAGAGGCCTTGGGCCTCTATATCTCCGACCACCCCATGAACTCCTACCCCGGCCTCGCCGACGCCGCGAGCTGCACAGTTGAAGGGCTCGAGACCTGGTGCAAGGACAACATGATGGACACCGCACGGGGCCAGCGCTGCCGGGCGGCCCTTTCGGGCATCTTGCAAAACGTCGTCAGGCGCTCGACCAAATCGGGCAGCATGATGGCGCGCTTTGAGATCGCCGACGAGACCGGCGCGCGCGAGGTGCTAGCCTTCAGCCGCGCCTACGAGGAGATGGCGGACGAGCTCATGGAGGACGCGCCGGTCGTCGTCGTCGTCGAGGTCGCGCAGGAGGAGAATAGCCTCAGGCTGGTCGCCGAACGCCTCATCCGCTGGGACAAGCGCGGCAACCTGCCCGAGCTGGCCTTTATCGAGTTCGACCTGCAGGCGGCGAGCGAGACCATGTTGGTGGAACTGCGCTCCTGGCTCGATGAGTGCGCGGGCGTCACCCCGCTCCGGCTCAAGCTCCGCGCCGGGGCGGGCACCGCCCTCTACGCGGCGGAGGCGCTGAGGGTGGACAAGGGCAAGCTGGACGCCTTGGCAGCGGCCTGTCCCTGGCTGAAGGCCAGCCTCAGCATCGACCGGGACCAGCTCTTGCGGAGCAGTGCCGGGCGAAAACCCTGGGGCGCGCCCAGAGAAAAAGAGACTCTGGCGGGCGCGGATATCCCCTTTTGAGATGAGAAGACAGGACTGAGGTAAAAGGAAGGTAAAAGGACTGTTCACGAAGCCCAACGGAGTTGAGCAAATGCCAGATCTCAGCCCTCACTTCTATCCCTTGGCGACTTCGCGCCCGGCAGTGGCCTTTTCGACGAGGCTGATGAGCTCTGCCGGGCTGAAAGGCTTGATGAGATAGGCGTCGGCGCCGGCCTCTTTGCCCTGCTCGATGTCGGCCTGCTGGCCGCGCGCGGTGAGCAGACAAACGAAGGTGGAGGCGTGCTCGGGGCGACTTCTGATCTCGCGGCAGACGCCGTAACCGTCGAAGTCACCGGGCATCATGATGTCCAAAACCACCACCTGTGGCCGCTCGAGCTCGATGAGCTCGAGCGCCCTTAGGCCGGTATCCGCCTCCAAAATGGCGTAGTCACCGAGCTCGAGGGTCATGCGCACGAGCATACGTACCTCGGCCTGGTCGTCCACCACAAGAATCTTCGCCCTCATCGTCCCCTCTCACAGCAGAGCCTGACGCACCGCAAGCACGCCACCACGAACCTCCCCCACTGTTTTCCCCAACTTTCCCCCACTGTCTTGTACCGTTCACTTTACCAGACATCGGGGATGATTAATAGACATGGCCCGGCTAGCTCCGGTCGACCGGCAACCACAGGGTGACGGCGGTTCCCCTGCCGCGTTCGCTGTTGACCTCGACCGAGCCGCCGTGCAGCTCGATAATCTCCTTGACCAGCGACATGCCGAGGCCGGTGCCGGGAATGGTCCCCGAGTTGTCGGCGCGGTAGAAGCGCTCGAAGATGCGCGCGACCTGGTCCTTGCTCATGCCGATGCCCGAGTCCGCGACGGTGACGCCGAGCCAGGAGCGGCCCCCGCGCCGCTCGCAGCGCGCGTCGAGCCGGATGATCCCGCCGTCGGGCGAATACTTAAAGGCGTTGGAGAGCACGTTGGTGAGCACCTGCTGCATCTTGTCGGCGTCCACGGCGACGCTTGGCAGGGCGCCCGGCAGCTCGAGCCTGAGTTCAAACTTGCCGTCCACGTCAAACCCGCGCAGGGTCCCCTCGACGATGGGCGCCAAGTCCTGCCGGCTGATCTTGAAGTCCTTGCCGGCTCTCGCCTCGATGCGGGCGAGGTCCAAGAGTTCGTTTAGGAGCTGCACCAGCCTGGCCGACTGGTCGTGGATGGTCCTGATCAGCTCCTTGCTGGTGGCGAGGTCGTAGTCGCGCTCCAAGAGGAGCTGCGAGAAGCCGTAGATGCTGGTCATGGGTGTGCGCAGCTCGTGCGCGGTGGTCGACAAGAACTCGCTCTTCATGCGGTCGACCTCGGACTCGTGGGTGACGTCGCGCAGGTAGATCACCCGGCCCAGGAGTTCGGCGCCGTCGGTCACCAGCGTCCGCACGGTGCGCTGCAAGATGGTCGGCCGCGGCCTGACGAGCCGCACCGTGTCCTGGAAGGTCTCGGTGTCGACCAGGTAGGAGGTGTAGGGCAGAGCGGGATCGCAGAGCTCCCTGATGAGGCGGTCGAACCCGGCCTCGAGCTGGCCGATCACCTGCTCGGGCCCCAGGCCGGTCATGCGCAAAAAGGCGTCGTTGACATAGGCGACCTTGCCGCCCTCGTCGACCGAGGCGAAGCCGTCGGGTGAGAGCGCGAAGATGGTGTGGAGCTGCCGCGCGGTGTTGGCGAGTTCGCCCGCCGCCTGCTCGAAGTTCCCCTTGCGCACCTCGGCTAGGCGGGCGACCTTGCGCAGCTCCTCGTTTTTGTGGTCGAGTTCGCGCAGGCGCCCCTTCAGGGTGTTGTTGAGCTCTAAAATCTTGGCCTCGTACTCGGTGCGCTGCGAGATGTCGCGCTGCACCGCAGCCCAGTGGCTGAGCTTGCCCGCTTCGTCGCGCACCGCCGAGATGTTCCACTCGATCACGTAGTCCGAGCCGTCCTTGCGGTAGTTGATGGTGCGCGCGGTGAAGGGCTCCTCGCGCGCCAAAGAGCGCTTCAGGCGGTCCAAGACGGTACGGTCGGTCTTGGGCCCCTGGAGGATGCGCGGCGTCTTGCCGACGACCTCGCCCGCGCTGTAGCCGGTGATCTTTTCAAAGGCGTGGTTGACGTAGACGATCTTGGGCCCCGGGTAGCCGAGCTCGGTATCGGTGATGAGGACGACCTCGTCGATGTTCTCGACGGCCTTCTCGAGCAGCCGGAGGCGGTCGCTGGCGCGCTTGGCGAGGCTGATGTCCAGGGCGGTCGCCACCACGCCGGTGATCTCACCGGCGGCGGCAAGCGGCGACAGGCTCAAGTTGAGCGTAGCCACGCTGCCGTCCTCCCGGCGCAGCTCGGTCTCGAGCCGCACCACCTCGCCGCTGGCGACGACCCTGCCGAAGCAGCCCTCGACCTCGCGCCGGTTCTCGCCGCAAAAGAGCTCGAAAAACGACGCACCCACCAGGCTCTCGCTGTCTTGGCCGATCATCTCGCCGAGCCGCCGGTTGACCAGCGTGAAGCGCCCCCTGAGGTCGAGCGCCACGATCGCCTCGCTCACGCTCTGCATCACCTTGTCCTTGAAGTCGCCCTCCCGCTGGAGCGCCCCCTCGGCGAGTTTGCGCCCGGTGATGTCTTGAAAGTAGACCGAGAGCCCTTCCTCCGAGGGGTAGGCGTGGACCTCGAGCCAGCCCCCTAGCGACTCGTAGAAGTCCTCGAAGACGGCCGGCTGACGGGTCTTCATCGCCTGCTTGAAGGCCGCGTCGAAGCGGCTGCCCACCCCACGCGGAAAGACGCGCCAGATCTCCTTGCCCATCAACTCGTCTTTGCGGCACTTGAGGAGCCTCTCGGCCCGGGGGTTCAAGTAGGTGAAGCGCCACGCGCCGTCGAGCGAAAAAAAAGCGTCGGTGATGCTGTGCAAGATGGTGGTGACCCGGCTCGAGTAGCGTTTCAAGGCCTCCTGCTCCCCTTTGCGCTCGGTGATGTCCGCGGCGATAAAGGAGGCGCCGATGATCGAGCCCTGGGAGTCGAAGATCGGCGAGATCGACAGGCTGACGTCGGCGAGGTGGCCGGCCTTGTGCCGGCGCTTCAGCTCGAGCTTGCCCACGCTCTCGCCGCCGGCGATGCGGCGCATCTGCGCGTCGAAGTCCGCCTCGCCCTCCGGGGCCAGCAGGTCGATGTGCCGGCCCTTTGCCTCGGCCTCGCTGTAGCCGTAGAGCGCCTCGGCGGCGGTGTTCCAAGAAAGGATGAGGCCGGCGCAGTCCACGCTGATGATGGCCAGCTCGGCCGAGGCCACCATCTGGGTGACGAGCCGGCTCAGCGCCTTATGCGCCTCGCTCTGGGCGCGGGTATGCGCCTCGGCGCGCCTCAGCCTCCTTCCCGCGAGCCTGAGCTCGAGGCTCTCCATGACCATCGCCGCCAGCTCGGTGAGCCGCGCGCGCTCGTCCTCGCTCAGGCCGCGCGGCACCTGGTCGATGAGGCAGAGCGTACCAAGGGCGTGGCCGTCCTGGGCTATCAGCGGCGCACCGGCGTAAAAGCGGATAAAGGGCTCGCCGGTGACGAGCGCGTTGCTCCGAAAGCGCGGGTCTTCCCGCGCGTCCTCGACGATCATCACCTCGGAACTCAAGATGGCGTGGTGGCAAAAGGACAGGTCACGGCTCGTCTCTCTGGTGCTGAAGCCGTAGCAGGATTTGAACCACTGCCGTTCCTCGTCGATGATTGAGATGAGTACGGTGGGCACCCCGAAGAGCCTCGCGGCGAGCGAGGTGATGCGGTCGAAGCTCGCCTCGGGCGGGGTATCCAAAATGTCGTAGGCGCGTAGAGAACGGAGCCGCTCGAGCTCGGACATGGCCATATCTCCAGTTTACCCCGTGCGCTTGCCTCCGTGACCTTGCTGAAGACGGGTAGGCTCAGGCGGTCGCCGCGGCCTCGAGCCTGTGCATGTCCAAGTCCATCCCCAGCCCCCGGGCGAGGCGCATGGCCGCGGCCAGCTTGACCGCGCCCGGCTCGAGCTCGGCCAGGGCCACCACCGCCTTGAGCGCGAGCGGCAGGTGGGGCGCGGCGTCCGCCTCGGCGATGGCGCGGTGCAGGTGAACGGTCTCCTTGCTGAGGAGACCGAGCGAGAGCAACGCCCGAGCCAGGCCGATGCGCTCGCCCTGCCTTTGAGCGCGCC
The window above is part of the Deinococcota bacterium genome. Proteins encoded here:
- a CDS encoding DNA polymerase III subunit alpha, with the protein product HMGIQVLPPDINESRADFTPVGGIIRFGLFGVKNVGDGAVEHILKERDRGGVFRDFYDFCERVSSALVNKRATESLIKAGAFDGLGERATLLASLEAAMKWGVAQRENAASGQLSLFGADDLPPPPLQSGVVMSTLELLRMEKEALGLYISDHPMNSYPGLADAASCTVEGLETWCKDNMMDTARGQRCRAALSGILQNVVRRSTKSGSMMARFEIADETGAREVLAFSRAYEEMADELMEDAPVVVVVEVAQEENSLRLVAERLIRWDKRGNLPELAFIEFDLQAASETMLVELRSWLDECAGVTPLRLKLRAGAGTALYAAEALRVDKGKLDALAAACPWLKASLSIDRDQLLRSSAGRKPWGAPREKETLAGADIPF
- a CDS encoding response regulator, translated to MRAKILVVDDQAEVRMLVRMTLELGDYAILEADTGLRALELIELERPQVVVLDIMMPGDFDGYGVCREIRSRPEHASTFVCLLTARGQQADIEQGKEAGADAYLIKPFSPAELISLVEKATAGREVAKG
- a CDS encoding PAS domain S-box protein, producing the protein MVASAELAIISVDCAGLILSWNTAAEALYGYSEAEAKGRHIDLLAPEGEADFDAQMRRIAGGESVGKLELKRRHKAGHLADVSLSISPIFDSQGSIIGASFIAADITERKGEQEALKRYSSRVTTILHSITDAFFSLDGAWRFTYLNPRAERLLKCRKDELMGKEIWRVFPRGVGSRFDAAFKQAMKTRQPAVFEDFYESLGGWLEVHAYPSEEGLSVYFQDITGRKLAEGALQREGDFKDKVMQSVSEAIVALDLRGRFTLVNRRLGEMIGQDSESLVGASFFELFCGENRREVEGCFGRVVASGEVVRLETELRREDGSVATLNLSLSPLAAAGEITGVVATALDISLAKRASDRLRLLEKAVENIDEVVLITDTELGYPGPKIVYVNHAFEKITGYSAGEVVGKTPRILQGPKTDRTVLDRLKRSLAREEPFTARTINYRKDGSDYVIEWNISAVRDEAGKLSHWAAVQRDISQRTEYEAKILELNNTLKGRLRELDHKNEELRKVARLAEVRKGNFEQAAGELANTARQLHTIFALSPDGFASVDEGGKVAYVNDAFLRMTGLGPEQVIGQLEAGFDRLIRELCDPALPYTSYLVDTETFQDTVRLVRPRPTILQRTVRTLVTDGAELLGRVIYLRDVTHESEVDRMKSEFLSTTAHELRTPMTSIYGFSQLLLERDYDLATSKELIRTIHDQSARLVQLLNELLDLARIEARAGKDFKISRQDLAPIVEGTLRGFDVDGKFELRLELPGALPSVAVDADKMQQVLTNVLSNAFKYSPDGGIIRLDARCERRGGRSWLGVTVADSGIGMSKDQVARIFERFYRADNSGTIPGTGLGMSLVKEIIELHGGSVEVNSERGRGTAVTLWLPVDRS